A portion of the Juglans microcarpa x Juglans regia isolate MS1-56 chromosome 1D, Jm3101_v1.0, whole genome shotgun sequence genome contains these proteins:
- the LOC121234616 gene encoding protein SIEVE ELEMENT OCCLUSION B-like isoform X2: protein MRFLWFCFFSFVLQTLPLIPRDLLQGTKTQQEHLDEKVPKASFNPPSCTLKALSCEMSCKAPGEEIAHKTTLSILNKLAHYSWDAKAVLTLAAFALDYGDFWMLADLHSSDQLAKSVGILKRVPVVLKRPGLQKYGKAIVELNNLIKATLEVIESIFELEKLTVYDTKDVPALAGAMDRIPVDVYWAIITVVACTTQMCCITGDEGKTQELSPFAQKINVILNVLRRTIKLAYEQIDVIEAYRKLKKIFQTPSEVMEVFKALIFHKDAEPSLIDGSTNKLVSIDVLKKKDVLFFISSLNITIEEISILKPVYDGINKKDQHKIVWIPIVEHWTDELRKRFEVLRSKMPWYTVQYFSPVVGIKFIKEEWDFKNKPIVVVINPRGKVEHPNALHIIKVWGMKAFPFTKEAEDVLATKEDVMEDIMVGVNPRSPVVIKDDKYIFFYGGKDNEWVQQFTKKATALANDPAIKEARISIELVLVGKNEKGQDDVGILGRFWDKMESFFFSKTEKKTEPDAVTREIQKLLSYKNESGWVVLSKGSKVIFTGHGTTVMKVVDEFEKWKGYVREIGYGIIFKQYHDKVIEVNRPCSRVDIPLGVGKIPEHMHCPHCPRVMETYISFKCCHVDGALNSLH from the exons ATGCGGTttctttggttttgttttttttcttt tgttctCCAGACACTTCCTCTTATTCCTCGTGATTTACTACAGGGTACCAAGACACAACAGGAGCACCTGGACGAAAAGGTGCCCAAAGCCAGTTTCAATCCACCGTCGTGCACACTGAAGGCACTTTCCTGCGAG ATGTCATGCAAGGCTCCGGGTGAGGAGATTGCCCACAAAACAACACTGTCAATACTTAACAAACTCGCACACTATTCATGGGACGCCAAGGCAGTGCTGACACTGGCGGCCTTTGCTTTGGACTATGGGGATTTCTGGATGCTTGCCGATCTTCACTCATCGGACCAACTCGCCAAATCAGTGGGGATCCTGAAAAGAGTACCTGTTGTCTTAAAGCGCCCGGGCCTTCAAAAATATGGGAAAGCCATAGTTGAGCTGAACAATCTGATCAAGGCAACATTGGAAGTCATCGAGTCCATTTTTGAGCTGGAGAAGTTAACAGTCTATGATACAAAGGACGTACCGGCATTGGCAGGTGCCATGGACCGAATCCCTGTGGATGTCTACTGGGCTATCATAACAGTTGTAGCTTGCACCACGCAGATGTGTTGCATCACAGGGGATGA AGGCAAGACACAGGAACTATCGCCCTTCGCTCAGAAAATCAACGTCATACTCAATGTCCTAAGGAGGACCATAAAACTTGCGTACGAACAAATAG ACGTAATTGAGGCTTATAGgaaactcaagaaaatatttcaaacacctAGCGAAGTGATGGAGGTTTTCAAGGCGCTCATTTTCCACAAAGATGCAGAGCCCTCGCTTATTGATGGTTCTACCAACAAATTG GTTAGCATCGACGTGCTGAAGAAAAAGGATGTTCTGTTCTTCATTTCGAGCCTGAACATCACCATCGAAGAGATCTCGATCCTAAAGCCAGTTTATGATGGAATAAATAAGAAGGATCAGCATAAAATTGTATGGATCCCAATTGTGGAGCACTGGACCGATGAGCTGAGAAAGAGGTTTGAGGTGCTGCGGTCTAAGATGCCTTGGTATACAGTGCAGTACTTTTCACCTGTGGTGGGCATCAAGTTCATCAAGGAAGAGTGGGACTTCAAGAATAAGCCTATCGTCGTGGTGATAAATCCAAGAGGAAAGGTGGAACATCCGAATGCACTCCACATCATTAAGGTATGGGGAATGAAGGCCTTTCCTTTCACTAAAGAGGCAGAAGATGTTTTAGCAACTAAAGAAGATGTGATGGAAGACATCATGGTTGGCGTCAATCCAAGATCGCCTGTCGTG ATCAAGGATGACAAGTACATTTTCTTCTATGGAGGCAAGGACAACGAGTGGGTTCAACAGTTCACCAAGAAAGCAACTGCCCTGGCCAACGATCCGGCGATAAAGGAGGCAAGGATTTCCATCGAGTTGGTTCTTGTAGGGAAAAACGAGAAAGGGCAGGATGATGTTGGCATCCTAGGCCGTTTCTGGGACAAAATGGAAAGCTTTTTCTTCTCCAAGACTGAGAAGAAGACTGAACCGGACGCTGTGACAAGGGAAATCCAAAAGTTGCTGTCTTACAAGAATGAAAGTGGATGGGTGGTGCTGAGCAAAGGGTCTAAAGTGATATTCACTGGTCATGGGACAACAGTTATGAAGGTCGTGGATGAGTTTGAAAAATGGAAGGGGTATGTGCGCGAGATTGGTTACGGAATTATTTTCAAGCAATACCATGATAAGGTTATTGAAGTGAATCGCCCTTGCTCCCGTGTTGACATTCCACTTGGTGTCGGAAAGATCCCTGAGCATATGCATTGCCCTCACTGCCCCCGCGTCATGGAGACCTATATCAGCTTTAAGTGCTGTCATGTTGACGGTGCTCTGAACTCACTGCACTAG
- the LOC121234616 gene encoding protein SIEVE ELEMENT OCCLUSION B-like isoform X1, with the protein MATLKMLLSGAQPPAKAEHSVLTMSDDQIMNTIYATHVHGDEKFDVDSLFAVTENILQRATDLVDNVVLGTKTQQEHLDEKVPKASFNPPSCTLKALSCEMSCKAPGEEIAHKTTLSILNKLAHYSWDAKAVLTLAAFALDYGDFWMLADLHSSDQLAKSVGILKRVPVVLKRPGLQKYGKAIVELNNLIKATLEVIESIFELEKLTVYDTKDVPALAGAMDRIPVDVYWAIITVVACTTQMCCITGDEGKTQELSPFAQKINVILNVLRRTIKLAYEQIDVIEAYRKLKKIFQTPSEVMEVFKALIFHKDAEPSLIDGSTNKLVSIDVLKKKDVLFFISSLNITIEEISILKPVYDGINKKDQHKIVWIPIVEHWTDELRKRFEVLRSKMPWYTVQYFSPVVGIKFIKEEWDFKNKPIVVVINPRGKVEHPNALHIIKVWGMKAFPFTKEAEDVLATKEDVMEDIMVGVNPRSPVVIKDDKYIFFYGGKDNEWVQQFTKKATALANDPAIKEARISIELVLVGKNEKGQDDVGILGRFWDKMESFFFSKTEKKTEPDAVTREIQKLLSYKNESGWVVLSKGSKVIFTGHGTTVMKVVDEFEKWKGYVREIGYGIIFKQYHDKVIEVNRPCSRVDIPLGVGKIPEHMHCPHCPRVMETYISFKCCHVDGALNSLH; encoded by the exons ATGGCCACCCTCAAGATGCTCCTGTCTGGCGCTCAGCCACCCGCTAAGGCTGAGCACAGCGTGCTAACCATGTCCGACGACCAGATCATGAATACAATCTATGCAACCCATGTTCACGGTGACGAGAAGTTTGATGTCGACTCTCTTTTCGCTGTCACTGAGAATATTCTTCAGCGTGCTACCGATCTCGTTGACAATGTTGTTCTG GGTACCAAGACACAACAGGAGCACCTGGACGAAAAGGTGCCCAAAGCCAGTTTCAATCCACCGTCGTGCACACTGAAGGCACTTTCCTGCGAG ATGTCATGCAAGGCTCCGGGTGAGGAGATTGCCCACAAAACAACACTGTCAATACTTAACAAACTCGCACACTATTCATGGGACGCCAAGGCAGTGCTGACACTGGCGGCCTTTGCTTTGGACTATGGGGATTTCTGGATGCTTGCCGATCTTCACTCATCGGACCAACTCGCCAAATCAGTGGGGATCCTGAAAAGAGTACCTGTTGTCTTAAAGCGCCCGGGCCTTCAAAAATATGGGAAAGCCATAGTTGAGCTGAACAATCTGATCAAGGCAACATTGGAAGTCATCGAGTCCATTTTTGAGCTGGAGAAGTTAACAGTCTATGATACAAAGGACGTACCGGCATTGGCAGGTGCCATGGACCGAATCCCTGTGGATGTCTACTGGGCTATCATAACAGTTGTAGCTTGCACCACGCAGATGTGTTGCATCACAGGGGATGA AGGCAAGACACAGGAACTATCGCCCTTCGCTCAGAAAATCAACGTCATACTCAATGTCCTAAGGAGGACCATAAAACTTGCGTACGAACAAATAG ACGTAATTGAGGCTTATAGgaaactcaagaaaatatttcaaacacctAGCGAAGTGATGGAGGTTTTCAAGGCGCTCATTTTCCACAAAGATGCAGAGCCCTCGCTTATTGATGGTTCTACCAACAAATTG GTTAGCATCGACGTGCTGAAGAAAAAGGATGTTCTGTTCTTCATTTCGAGCCTGAACATCACCATCGAAGAGATCTCGATCCTAAAGCCAGTTTATGATGGAATAAATAAGAAGGATCAGCATAAAATTGTATGGATCCCAATTGTGGAGCACTGGACCGATGAGCTGAGAAAGAGGTTTGAGGTGCTGCGGTCTAAGATGCCTTGGTATACAGTGCAGTACTTTTCACCTGTGGTGGGCATCAAGTTCATCAAGGAAGAGTGGGACTTCAAGAATAAGCCTATCGTCGTGGTGATAAATCCAAGAGGAAAGGTGGAACATCCGAATGCACTCCACATCATTAAGGTATGGGGAATGAAGGCCTTTCCTTTCACTAAAGAGGCAGAAGATGTTTTAGCAACTAAAGAAGATGTGATGGAAGACATCATGGTTGGCGTCAATCCAAGATCGCCTGTCGTG ATCAAGGATGACAAGTACATTTTCTTCTATGGAGGCAAGGACAACGAGTGGGTTCAACAGTTCACCAAGAAAGCAACTGCCCTGGCCAACGATCCGGCGATAAAGGAGGCAAGGATTTCCATCGAGTTGGTTCTTGTAGGGAAAAACGAGAAAGGGCAGGATGATGTTGGCATCCTAGGCCGTTTCTGGGACAAAATGGAAAGCTTTTTCTTCTCCAAGACTGAGAAGAAGACTGAACCGGACGCTGTGACAAGGGAAATCCAAAAGTTGCTGTCTTACAAGAATGAAAGTGGATGGGTGGTGCTGAGCAAAGGGTCTAAAGTGATATTCACTGGTCATGGGACAACAGTTATGAAGGTCGTGGATGAGTTTGAAAAATGGAAGGGGTATGTGCGCGAGATTGGTTACGGAATTATTTTCAAGCAATACCATGATAAGGTTATTGAAGTGAATCGCCCTTGCTCCCGTGTTGACATTCCACTTGGTGTCGGAAAGATCCCTGAGCATATGCATTGCCCTCACTGCCCCCGCGTCATGGAGACCTATATCAGCTTTAAGTGCTGTCATGTTGACGGTGCTCTGAACTCACTGCACTAG